From Phycisphaerae bacterium:
AGGCGTTGGTCGAGAGGATGTAGACCGTCTCGTGGTCCGTTTCGATTCCCAGGAGCCGGGCCGCTTCGGCCACGGTCAGCGAGAACGGGTCGTGCGTGGCGCTGTCGCCGGCGAGTGAAACCTGCGAATAATTGATTTTGCCCATGGCAGCCTCCGTAGAGGATGAGTGTTTCTGGACGGCGGTGGCGGTGGCGACGGCGGCGCTGATGAGGGCGACGGCCATGACCTTGCCGTAGAGCGTGCCGAGCAGGGCGCCGGCGGCGGATGACCCAGCGGTGCCGGCTGCGATCGGGGTTTGTGCGAGTTGCGCCGCCAGCATGGCCTTGACGGCTGTGGCGAGCGAAGCCGGCGCGGCTTGGGCGGATTGTTGCGAGAGGGCGGCAGCCAGTATGGCGGCGGGCGCAATCACTCCGGCCTTGGTGAGGCGGCGGCGCAGAGCATCGAGGCCGGTCCCAATCCGCCGTGAGATTGTCGCGGCGGAGACCCCTGCCCGCTCGGCGATCTGGGCCTGGGTGCGTTGGTGCAGAAAGTGTTCGACGAGCACCTGGCGGAGTTCGTCGGGCAGTTCGTCGAGGGCCTGGTCGACTTGCGGGGCGATCTGTTCCCAGAGGACTGCCGGTTCCTGATGGGCTTTGAGTTCGGCGTAGGCCAGTTCGCGGTGGCGTCGGGCCCGCTGGCTGCGGATCGTCTGGAGGCAGGTGCGGGTGGCGCATCGGTGGAGCCATCCGGGCAGCGAGGAGCGGACCTGATCGGCTTCGCGGGCGAGCCGCACGAAGCACTGTTGGGCGGAGTCCTCAGCGGGGTCGGCGCGGCCGTGGATCCGCACGCACGTGCCGTAAACGAGGTGCTGGTAACGGCTTACGATGGCTGCGAAGGCGTCGGGGTCGCCCGTTTCCGCGTACCGCTGCACCAGTTCAAGATCGGTATTCATGGGTTCAGCTCCTTGTGTATTCTACCAGAAAGGTGCAGACGTAGGCGGGATCTTGCAGGGTTTTCGAGCATGCGGCCCTGCTGCGGCAAGATCAGGAGCAGGCGTGGTTACCTCTTGACGGCCTTGAGGGAGAGCAGCAGCGGATAGACCGCCTTCTCAGCGGGCATCCGAAAGAGGCCGTCCGGTCCCTTGACCATCTCGGGTGAGAGGCGACAGCAGCATTCCGGGTGTTCGCCGACACGCTGTACGGTCAGTCCCGCATCGGCCACGGCATTGAGGATATCCGAGACGGTGTACGTCCATTCGTAGTTCGCCTTGCGGATGGGAGTATCCGTTGCATGGTAATCGTAGCTGCCTTCCTCATCCGCCGGGCTGAATTGTGGCTGGCCGTTCGTGAAGTAACTCCGGGCGACATGAGGTGCGGCGCCACCCTGGCCGGGCTCGATGCAGTAGGTAAGCGGGTGTATGTCTATCAGGATGAAGGTTCCTCCCGGCCGCAGACGATCCGCCAGCACGCGGCACCAGCGAGCGAGATCGGGAAGCCAGAGAAGCACGCCGTAGGTCGCGTAGACGACGTCGAATTGCTCATGGAGATGCGATGCCACGTCGTACACGTTGCAGCAGAGGAATCGGCAGTTGAGCCCACACTGGTCGTTCAGATCCCTGGCGGCACGAATGGCCTCTTCGGAGAAGTCCACGCCGGTGACCAGAGCGCCCAGCCGTGCGAGCGACATTGAATCCACGCCGATGTGACACTGGGCGTGGAGGATGCTTTGGCCGGTCAGATCGCCGAGCAGTTTGCGTTCGATGGGCAGCAGGGTCGATGCGCCTTTCCTGAAGGCTTCGATGTCATAGACCTCGCCCGGCCCCAGGTGCAAGGGGGTGGACGCATTCGAGTACTCTCTGTTGGCTTTGAAGAATGCATCCATTGGAGGCCATCCTCGCCTGTCTCAGTAGTTGACGGTTCCGCTGCTTTTTGTTCGTCCGAGGCCAAGGCCGATCCGGGCGCACTGCGGTTATCCCGTGGTTGACGGCTGGCTGTTTCGCGCGCCGTTTGCTGCTCCGTTGCCGTTGCGGCGGAAGCGGTTGAAGCGGTTTTTTCCGTTGCCGTTGCCATTGCCGTTGGGCCGGCCGGGTTGGAGGATGACGTGGCCGGGGCCCAGGAGGGCGTCGATCCGGCTGAGGAACTCCATGCCCGGTGCGACGCGGACGTGTTCGCCGGCCCGGACAGTGGCCAGATTCCCGTCGGCGGTGCGGATGACGAAGGCGAGGCCGCTTTGTCCGCGGTGCGCTTTGCAGACTTCGTGGAGGCGGTCGATGGTGTCGGCTTGGAGGCCGGCGGCGCTGAGTTTGATCGTAACCATGGCGGTCAGGAGTTCCGGGCCTTTTTCGAGCGGGTAGACCTGCTCGGCCCGGATGGACGGGTCTTCGCGGCGTTTGTCGACGGTGCCGCGGACGAAGATCATCTTATCGGGAACCAGTTCGTCGCGGAGTTGGTCGAAGTCGTCCGGGAAGACCACGACC
This genomic window contains:
- a CDS encoding sigma-70 family RNA polymerase sigma factor yields the protein MNTDLELVQRYAETGDPDAFAAIVSRYQHLVYGTCVRIHGRADPAEDSAQQCFVRLAREADQVRSSLPGWLHRCATRTCLQTIRSQRARRHRELAYAELKAHQEPAVLWEQIAPQVDQALDELPDELRQVLVEHFLHQRTQAQIAERAGVSAATISRRIGTGLDALRRRLTKAGVIAPAAILAAALSQQSAQAAPASLATAVKAMLAAQLAQTPIAAGTAGSSAAGALLGTLYGKVMAVALISAAVATATAVQKHSSSTEAAMGKINYSQVSLAGDSATHDPFSLTVAEAARLLGIETDHETVYILSTNA
- a CDS encoding methyltransferase domain-containing protein, producing the protein MDAFFKANREYSNASTPLHLGPGEVYDIEAFRKGASTLLPIERKLLGDLTGQSILHAQCHIGVDSMSLARLGALVTGVDFSEEAIRAARDLNDQCGLNCRFLCCNVYDVASHLHEQFDVVYATYGVLLWLPDLARWCRVLADRLRPGGTFILIDIHPLTYCIEPGQGGAAPHVARSYFTNGQPQFSPADEEGSYDYHATDTPIRKANYEWTYTVSDILNAVADAGLTVQRVGEHPECCCRLSPEMVKGPDGLFRMPAEKAVYPLLLSLKAVKR